A region of the Candidatus Krumholzibacteriia bacterium genome:
GTCGACGGTGAAGCTCCCGTTGCGGGTGTAGCGCTCACCACGTTCGGTCCGGATCGCGAAGAAACCCTCGCCGTCGATCGCGACGTCGAGTTCGTTCCCCGTGCGCTTCATCGGTCCCGGAGCGAGATCCGGGGCCGAGATGATCTGGAGCGTCCGCCCGGGCATCATGACGTCGACCGTTCCCTGCGCCGGATCGAAGCCCTGGAAGCCCGGAGCCTCCGGATCGGCGGCCTGGAAGGTCGTCAACATTCGTTTGAAGCCCGGCGTGGTCGCGTTGGCCAGGTTGTTGGCCACGATGTCGAGCTTGTTCTTCTGCGCGAGGAGTCCGGTCTCGGACACCTTGAGTGATTGCAGCACGGCACACCTCCGTCGCGGCGTACCGCAACGCCTGTGCCACTGCCCGGAAAGCATCCACCGGGGGATCGGCCGCGGGCGTCGAGACTTGAGTCCGAATCCGTCTCCGCGGTGCGGAGCACGAAGTGCCAGCCGAGCCGGCAGGACTTGCCCGGTGCGGCGACCGGGTCAGTAGGTGGGGATGACGGTCGCCACGCGGCCCTGCACGCCGACCGGCGGGATCTCGAACCAGAAGGTGGCTCCGTCGCCCGGCGCGCTCTCCACGCCGACGGTTCCGCCGTGACCTTCGACGATGCGGCGGACGATCATCAGACCCAACCCGATCCCCTTGCCGTCGCCACGATCGCGCCGCGCACGTTGGTAGCGTTCGAAGATCAGTTCTTCGTCCTCCGGGGGGATGCCGGGACCGTGGTCGCGCACGCTGACGCGCACTCCGCGGGCATTGGCGCTGGCGCGGATCTCGACGTCGCCGTTGTCCCCGCCGTACTTCAGGGCGTTGCTCACCAGGTTCTGCAGCACCTGCCGCAGCCGATGCGCGTCGCCTTCGACCTCGACGCCGGCGGCGTCGGGATCGATCTCGATCGCGACGTCCACGTCCCGATCACGGGCGAGCATCTCGACGTCGCGTTCCATCTCCGAGAGGAGCGCCGACAGGTCCAGGGGGGCCGGCTCGAGCCGCAGGAACCCGGCGTCGAGCATCGAGAAATCGAGGAAGTCGTGGAGCAACCGGGAAACGTCTTCCACCTTCTCCTTGATGCGATCGACGATCTCGTCGAGGGGCACGCCGGGGTCGTCGCCGTCGAGGAGTTGGAGATAGCCCTGGATCACGCTGATCGGACTGCGCAGATCGTGGGCGATCATCGAATGGAAATCTGCCTGT
Encoded here:
- a CDS encoding flagellar hook-basal body complex protein codes for the protein MLQSLKVSETGLLAQKNKLDIVANNLANATTPGFKRMLTTFQAADPEAPGFQGFDPAQGTVDVMMPGRTLQIISAPDLAPGPMKRTGNELDVAIDGEGFFAIRTERGERYTRNGSFTVD